One window from the genome of Halictus rubicundus isolate RS-2024b unplaced genomic scaffold, iyHalRubi1_principal scaffold0026, whole genome shotgun sequence encodes:
- the LOC143363180 gene encoding uncharacterized protein LOC143363180 gives MHPAILPDDSHLARLWVDAAHRRCLHGGTQLTLATLRQECWILKGRRLVKSCIRHCTTCIRWRGQTVQPKMGNLPLPRVTPCRPFFRSGIDYAGPIQLRAGKGRGQRTSKGYIAVFICLATKAVHLEAASDGSTETFLAALRRFMARRGRCAELYSDCGRNFVGAHNELRALLRESSKQSGGQVAAAAREGITWRFNPPSAPHFGGIWEAAVKSVKHHLRRIIGEQRLTFEELTTILTGIEACLNSRPLLPLSDDPEDPAALTPGHFLVGEPLTAIPEPSLEDLPVSRLSRWQLIQQMQQHFWRRWSREYLNSLQPRGKWHKDKTPLKAGVLCLIKSEILPPTQWPLARVVLVHPGPDSSVRVATVRTAASQMLRPVHKLIPLHLPDDER, from the coding sequence ATGCATCCAGCCATCCTACCAGACGACTCTCACTTGGCACGGCTCTGGGTTGACGCAGCGCATCGTCGATGCCTTCACGGGGGGACTCAGCTGACTCTCGCCACTCTTCGTCAGGAGTGCTGGATCCTGAAGGGTCGTCGCCTGGTCAAGTCGTGTATCCGACATTGCACCACGTGTATCCGGTGGAGAGGGCAAACAGTCCAGCCTAAAATGGGAAATCTCCCGTTACCAAGAGTAACGCCTTGTCGTCCATTTTTCAGATCCGGTATTGACTACGCGGGACCGATACAGCTTCGAGCCGGGAAGGGTCGTGGTCAGCGCACCTCGAAGGGTTACATCGCGGTGTTCATCTGCCTCGCCACGAAGGCCGTTCATCTGGAAGCAGCTTCGGACGGTTCCACCGAAACCTTCCTGGCGGCACTACGGAGATTCATGGCTCGGCGAGGTCGCTGCGCCGAGCTCTACAGCGATTGTGGGCGGAATTTCGTAGGAGCGCACAATGAACTACGGGCTCTCCTGCGAGAATCATCGAAGCAGAGCGGAGGGCAGGTCGCAGCCGCCGCCAGGGAGGGCATCACATGGAGATTCAACCCTCCTTCGGCGCCTCACTTTGGTGGCATCTGGGAGGCGGCGGTCAAGTCCGTCAAGCACCACCTTCGCAGGATCATCGGGGAGCAGCGCCTAACCTTCGAGGAGCTGACCACCATCCTGACCGGCATCGAAGCCTGCCTGAATTCTAGGCCGTTATTACCGTTGTCCGACGACCCTGAGGATCCAGCGGCGCTGACCCCGGGTCACTTTCTGGTTGGGGAACCCCTCACTGCGATCCCCGAGCCCAGTCTCGAGGACCTCCCCGTCTCTCGATTGTCCCGTTGGCAGTTAATCCAGCAGATGCAGCAACATTTCTGGAGACGCTGGTCGCGGGAGTACTTGAACTCTCTCCAACCTCGAGGCAAATGGCACAAGGACAAAACACCGCTCAAGGCCGGAGTCCTGTGCCTCATTAAGAGCGAAATCCTGCCGCCCACGCAATGGCCTCTCGCTCGCGTCGTACTCGTGCACCCGGGACCAGACTCTTCCGTTCGAGTCGCAACCGTGCGCACCGCCGCGTCGCAAATGCTTCGGCCGGTGCACAAACTCATCCCACTGCACTTGCCGGACGATGAGCGATAA
- the LOC143363181 gene encoding uncharacterized protein LOC143363181 codes for MADLLGNQRLLAHRIGRIVINIKKRGQANITLGFLEAGMSTLEELWSNYQRGDAAVRAAAESDPKLRESSYLKDDEADEVQTTFMEQSGLLREMISGLKVAAAIKETPVSNPTATDASSSRSRAVLPKMALPTFDGQYKEWPSFRDLFTSLIIKDSSLSPVERLHYLKTCMRGSAASLLKNIRTTTDNFSIAWDKLESRFENRRLLVQSQIRLLSQISPVRKESSSEMQRLFDETFDAVDALANFDRPVTNAVDWIVELTVDRLDRQSRREWEDSVKFSREMPTLEQLKEFLIGRIQACEALEPTPSEGASPRKDTASKGFKVHQVSPASASRRSCSLCQDQHYIQNCRQFREKTPAERKATVRALNLCFNCLGNHSAHDCKSTKRCQRCEGKHHTMIHDADSPARESSPAGALVQQVSTPRLGLRRSQARIPLRGVGSTRAQFTRGKTELVIAPLRGQDRRFRVPAYILSELSSYQPRNLPSPCSWPHIQGLNLADQGWHQSDPVDILLGAESYDLVLLEGVKKGPPHTPVAQETHFGWILTGGAGCFKDNGPGRRVEAPVHHCRVDPELMASLTRFWEQEEVEASIPGTEDDIRAEEHFTATHLRLPDGRFMVRLPFKTAPELGDSRRTAVRTLEGLSKKFRHSTEFERAYRDFLDAYEALGHMTAMRSSSSRHGYYLPHHGVLRESSTTTKLRVVFNGSRPTTNGKSLNDFLLRGPNLLPNLADVLLRWRRHRFVFSADIEKMYRQILVHPEDRGWQRIVWRPEQKETIRDYELNTVTYGLACAPYLAIRCLHQLAQVGEQLYPRGSQAVRRDVYMDDVLTGADSLPEARLKQREVRELLMAGGFPLRKWASNSRELLEGLSNDERKGIVEWDSSSSHSVLGIRWCPSSDCFQVSAATSIRRDRHTKRAVLSGTAQLFDPLGWVAPVTIVAKVLMQSLWLLKIDWDSPLPDKEELIWQKFQQQLPALRAVRIPRWFGINRSTQTLEIHGFADASERAYAAVVYSRVINEEGAATVSLIMAKSRVAPLKRVSLPRLELCAAFLLSRLVEHVTKVLELRDADIHLWSDSSVALSWIQGHPSRWPTTRVAFVLRPPPLNK; via the exons ATGGCTGACCTTCTGGGAAACCAAAGGCTTCTCGCTCATCGGATCGGCCGGATAGTGATCAACATCAAGAAGCGTGGACAGGCCAACATAACGCTTGGATTTTTGGAAGCCGGGATGAGCACTCTGGAGGAACTCTGGAGCAATTATCAGCGGGGAGACGCTGCCGTGAGAGCCGCCGCGGAGTCGGACCCTAAATTACGGGAGAGCTCCTACCTTAAGGACGACGAAGCTGATGAGGTACAAACGACCTTCATGGAGCAATCTGGATTGCTCCGGGAAATGATCTCAGGGCTCAAGGTCGCTGCCGCTATCAAGGAGACCCCGGTTTCAAATCCAACGGCCACCGATGCGAGCTCCTCTAGGTCACGCGCCGTGTTGCCGAAAATGGCTCTGCCGACCTTCGACGGGCAATACAAGGAGTGGCCCTCTTTCCGCGACTTGTTTACGTCGCTCATAATAAAGGACTCCTCTCTGTCCCCGGTTGAACGGCTCCACTACCTGAAAACATGCATGAGAGGCAGCGCCGCCTCCTTGCTAAAAAATATCCGAACGACGACCGATAATTTCTCCATAGCTTGGGATAAGCTGGAGAGCCGATTCGAAAATCGGCGTCTGCTAGTCCAGTCGCAAATCCGACTGCTGTCACAGATCTCTCCGGTGCGCAAAGAGTCTTCCTCCGAGATGCAGCGCCTATTCGACGAGACCTTCGATGCCGTCGATGCTCTCGCCAATTTCGATCGTCCTGTCACCAACGCCGTCGACTGGATCGTCGAGTTAACCGTCGACCGGCTGGATCGCCAATCGCGCCGGGAGTGGGAGGACTCGGTCAAGTTTTCCAGGGAGATGCCGACTCTGGAACAACTGAAAGAATTCTTGATCGGACGCATTCAGGCCTGCGAGGCTTTAGAGCCCACTCCGTCCGAAGGAGCCTCACCTCGAAAGGACACTGCGTCCAAGGGCTTCAAGGTGCACCAGGTGTCTCCGGCTAGTGCCTCCAGGCGGTCCTGCAGCCTCTGCCAGGACCAACACTACATTCAAAACTGCAGGCAGTTTCGAGAGAAGACTCCCGCCGAGCGGAAGGCCACGGTCCGAGCGCTGAATCTCTGTTTCAACTGCCTCGGGAACCATTCAGCGCACGACTGCAAATCCACCAAGCGATGTCAGAGGTGCGAGGGCAAGCACCACACGATGATCCACGACGCAGATTCCCCGGCAAGGGAGAGCAGCCCGGCGGGAGCCCTCGTGCAGCAGGTATCTACGCCG CGGCTCGGCCTTCGGAGAAGCCAAGCCCGGATCCCTCTTCGTGGCGTCGGGAGCACCAGGGCGCAGTTCACTCGGGGGAAGACGGAGCTGGTCATCGCCCCGCTTCGAGGACAGGATCGACGATTCCGGGTCCCAGCTTACATCCTCTCCGAGCTCTCCAGCTACCAGCCTCGCAACCTGCCTTCCCCCTGCTCCTGGCCTCATATCCAGGGGTTGAATCTTGCCGACCAAGGTTGGCACCAGTCCGACCCTGTCGATATTCTGCTCGGAGCCGAATCATATGACCTCGTGCTTCTTGAGGGCGTCAAGAAGGGTCCTCCTCACACTCCAGTCGCGCAGGAAACGCACTTCGGCTGGATACTGACTGGCGGAGCCGGGTGCTTCAAGGACAACGGACCGGGGAGGCGGGTCGAAGCTCCAGTGCATCACTGCAGGGTCGACCCTGAGCTCATGGCCTCGCTCACGAGGTTCTGGGAGCAGGAGGAAGTCGAGGCGTCGATTCCAGGGACCGAGGATGATATCCGGGCCGAAGAGCACTTCACTGCCACGCATCTTCGCTTACCCGATGGTCGCTTCATGGTGCGGTTGCCCTTCAAGACCGCACCCGAGCTGGGAGACTCCCGACGTACTGCCGTTCGGACGCTGGAGGGACTGAGCAAGAAGTTCCGGCATTCGACGGAATTCGAACGAGCCTACCGCGACTTCCTGGATGCCTACGAAGCTCTGGGACACATGACAGCGATGAGATCCTCTTCTTCCCGGCACGGCTACTACCTCCCTCACCACGGCGTGCTGCGGGAGAGCAGCACTACCACCAAACTTCGGGTCGTCTTCAACGGTTCTAGGCCGACCACTAACGGGAAGTCGCTCAACGATTTCCTTCTCCGGGGCCCCAACCTTCTGCCTAATCTGGCGGATGTGCTGCTGAGGTGGCGACGGCATCGGTTTGTATTCTCAGCTGACATCGAGAAGATGTACAGGCAGATTCTCGTCCACCCTGAGGATCGGGGGTGGCAGCGGATCGTGTGGCGACCTGAGCAGAAGGAAACTATCAGGGATTACGAGCTCAACACGGTGACGTACGGACTCGCCTGTGCACCGTACCTCGCCATCCGGTGCCTGCATCAACTCGCCCAAGTGGGAGAGCAGCTCTATCCACGGGGTTCACAAGCAGTACGGCGGGACGTCTACATGGACGACGTCCTCACTGGGGCTGACTCCCTCCCAGAGGCGCGACTCAAGCAGCGAGAGGTGCGGGAGCTCCTCATGGCGGGCGGATTCCCCCTGCGGAAGTGGGCATCCAACTCTCGGGAACTACTGGAAGGACTCTCCAACGACGAACGGAAGGGAATCGTCGAATGGGACTCGTCTTCGTCTCACAGCGTTCTGGGTATCCGCTGGTGCCCTTCTTCTGACTGTTTTCAGGTCTCTGCGGCTACTTCGATTCGGAGGGACCGACACACCAAGCGAGCTGTGCTCAGTGGGACGGCTCAGCTCTTCGATCCGCTGGGCTGGGTGGCACCTGTAACGATCGTAGCAAAGGTCCTCATGCAGTCGCTGTGGCTGCTAAAAATCGACTGGGACTCACCTCTACCGGACAAGGAGGAGCTTATTTGGCAGAAGTTTCAGCAGCAACTGCCGGCCTTGCGAGCGGTTCGCATTCCTCGATGGTTCGGGATCAACCGCTCCACTCAGACTCTCGAGATCCACGGATTCGCGGACGCCTCTGAGCGCGCTTATGCGGCCGTGGTTTATTCACGCGTGATCAACGAAGAAGGGGCGGCTACCGTCTCCCTAATCATGGCCAAATCCCGGGTGGCTCCGTTGAAACGAGTGTCTCTACCTAGGTTGGAGCTCTGCGCCGCCTTTCTGCTGTCTCGACTCGTTGAGCACGTCACCAAGGTGCTCGAATTGCGGGATGCCGACATCCACCTCTGGTCGGACTCATCTGTGGCCCTCAGCTGGATCCAGGGTCATCCCTCCCGCTGGCCGAC GACCCGAGTGGCTTTCGTCCTCCGGCCACCCCCTCTCAACAAGTGA